Genomic window (Flavobacteriales bacterium):
CGCTCCGGTCACCTGGTATGCGGACGTGGATAACGACGGCGTTGGGGATGATGCGAGCACCGTGCAGGCCTGTATCCCACCTGCCGGATACGTATCGGTAGGAGGGGACCTCTGCCCACAAGATCCGGACAAGCTTTCACCGGGGATCTGTGGCTGCGGGATCCCCGACACGGACACGGACAATGATGGGGCCGCGGATTGCGTGGATGGATGCCCCACGGACCCCGACAAGATCGCACCCGGGGTCTGCGGCTGCGGCATACCGGATATTGATTCCGACAAGGACGGGCTGGCTGATTGCATTGATAGCTGCCCGACATTGGTAGGTGAGATAGGCGGTCCTTGCGATGACGGTGATCCCACCACAGTCAATGACATCATCACACCGGAATGCATCTGTGCAGGGACGATCACCATCGGCATCACGGAAACGGAACAAGCACATGGGGTCACCGTGTCGCTCTACCCCAATCCGCATTTTTCAGGGATGGTCCATGTGGACATCGATGGTCTTACCGGCGGGAACGGGGACGTTTTGATCGAGGTACACGATGCATCTGGTCGGTTGGTCCATCAGGCTTCGGTCGCGCCGGTAGGAGGGAAGGCGCACTTTGCCATGGACCTGAAGGATGTGGGCCGTGGGCTTTACATGGTGGAAGTGATCACGGAGGGCCACCGGTATTTGAAGCGGCTGGTGATGCAGTAGTTGCGACCCATCCGGTCTTGATCGAACCGGGTCGCAACAAAAAAGGGCCATCCTGTGCAGGATGGCCCTTTTTCAGGGATGGATAGGAAGGCTCAGTAGTACACCAGGCGGCGCACTTTGGCGATGTGTTTCGCGAGACGGATCACTTGCTTGGTGTAGCCGAACTCGTTGTCATACCAGGTGTACAGCACCACGCTCCGCTTGTCGTTGCTCACGATGGTGGCGTTGCTGTCGAACACGCTGCAGCAGGTATCACCGATGATGTCGCTGCTCACCAGTTCGGGATCGACCTGGTAGTGGATCTGGTTCACCAGTTCGCCGTTCAACGCGGCGTTGCGGATCAACTCGTTCATCTGCTCCAAGGTCACGTCCTTCTTCACGGTGAGGCTCATGATGGCGAGCGAACCGTTCGGCGTGGGCACACGCACCGCGTTGGCCGTCAGCTTGTCCTTCAGGCTGGGGATCGCCTTGCTCACGGCAGTGCCGGCACCGGTGCTGGTGATCACCATGTTGATCGCGGCACTGCGGCCACGGCGAGGGCCCTTGTGGTAGTTGTCCAGCAGGTTCTGGTCGTTCGTATAGGCATGCACCGTTTCGATGTGGCCTTTCTCGATGCCCAGTTCGTCCTCCACCACTTTCAAAATGGGGGCGATGGCGTTAGTGGTGCAGCTGGCGGCGCTGAAGATGTTCTCGTTCTCGATGTCGAGATCCTTCTGGTTGATGCCGTATACGATGTTCGGGATCTCCTTGCCAGGGGCCGTCAGCAGCACCTTCTTAACGCCTTTGGACTTGAGGTGGCGCTCCAACGCTGCCCGGTTGGTGAAGGCTCCGGTGTTGTCGATCACTAAGGCGTCTTGGATGCCGTAAACGGTGTAGTCGATGTCCTCGGGGTTCGACGCGGCGATCAATTGGACCTGTTGGCCGTTGATGATGAGCGTTTGGTTCTCCAGGTCCTCCACCACAGTTCCCTTGAAGGCACCATGTACGCTGTCGTTGCGCAAGAGAGCGGCAC
Coding sequences:
- a CDS encoding T9SS type A sorting domain-containing protein, with amino-acid sequence MGNSTAGTYTVTYTIAAGGGCAAFSTTATVVITAGPSATISYAGTPFCGTTGTASVTRTGSGGGTYTASPSGLSINGNNGTINLGNSTAGTYTVTYTIAAGGGCAAFSTTATVVITAGPSATISYAGTPFCGTTGTATVTRTGTSGGTYTASPNGLSLNGNNGTINLGSSASGTYTVAYTIAAGGGCSAFSTTAAVVINAPVTWYADVDNDGVGDDASTVQACIPPAGYVSVGGDLCPQDPDKLSPGICGCGIPDTDTDNDGAADCVDGCPTDPDKIAPGVCGCGIPDIDSDKDGLADCIDSCPTLVGEIGGPCDDGDPTTVNDIITPECICAGTITIGITETEQAHGVTVSLYPNPHFSGMVHVDIDGLTGGNGDVLIEVHDASGRLVHQASVAPVGGKAHFAMDLKDVGRGLYMVEVITEGHRYLKRLVMQ
- a CDS encoding glyceraldehyde-3-phosphate dehydrogenase, with the protein product MSKKVGYEAGLKDYVDREKYAVDLLNSVGQLMFEHGVELVFFRNHLLDINTSEVIKLYNYADTVVHKPIEIKTTAELARTLLTLGLAPSKIDIGRLTHEFKESGNTSATDFLKKQLDRFIGLDKHTFKPQDVVLYGFGRIGRIAARELVKQAGKGQQLRLRAIVMRTLNDEQIVKRAALLRNDSVHGAFKGTVVEDLENQTLIINGQQVQLIAASNPEDIDYTVYGIQDALVIDNTGAFTNRAALERHLKSKGVKKVLLTAPGKEIPNIVYGINQKDLDIENENIFSAASCTTNAIAPILKVVEDELGIEKGHIETVHAYTNDQNLLDNYHKGPRRGRSAAINMVITSTGAGTAVSKAIPSLKDKLTANAVRVPTPNGSLAIMSLTVKKDVTLEQMNELIRNAALNGELVNQIHYQVDPELVSSDIIGDTCCSVFDSNATIVSNDKRSVVLYTWYDNEFGYTKQVIRLAKHIAKVRRLVYY